The Aspergillus fumigatus Af293 chromosome 5, whole genome shotgun sequence nucleotide sequence ATATTAGTTTCTGTGACATTGATATGCAACGAACGGGACATACCAGGAGGATCGATTGGTGGTGAGAACATGTTGATGAAACATAGGCGTAGATGTGTTATGAAAGTATTGTTTATACAGGAGGGTAAAAGAAGTGAAATTTCATATTTATACCTGAGTGGTGATGCGCTGTGAATACAGCAACAGAACTGCAGAAATCATTTCAAATAGCTCCGTGCTAGGCAGTCCTTGCTTGAACAGAATCTAATATGTGCATATACCAGCATATTACTTATGGAGAAATATCCCTCTACAGACTGGAATATTCTGATGGAACCAAGGTAACACTGTTTCGGTTCAAATAAGATATGCATAGCTGCAAGGTTAATCTGCGAGAAACTCCATCTTGCAATGAACCTAAATAACTATACATATTTATGTAGATCTGCTTAGGATGACATATTATACTTAGGATTCAATACTATAGACCCTCCGCAACTACATTACCAGTCTGTGTGGCTGATATTGGAGGGTAATATCTCCAACAGAAACTGTTATTTAATTGCAAGGAGCTAACTCTTAAGCCCAACATAATGAGAGACTTGAGTCAGACATGAACGGACATTTTGCTTCTATGATCACTCGGTTTACGAGCGCATACTTCCGTATCTTGGCCAAGAATGCCGCTAAGGGCTTCAAGACTGGTGATATACCCGAAGAAGAGTATGAAGTATTACATTAGAGCCGAATGAGTTAATGCTGCTGTTACTGCATCTACGACTCTACGGACGGAAATAAAGTGAATTGAGGAAACAATTGATTTCGCGGATGGGATCACTCTGCCCAGAGAGGAAAGTGCACCCTGCATGTCACATACTCGTGGCGGTCACGCTATCTGCGGAACGCCGCCTTGGCAATCAACCTTATCTGAACGTCACTATTTCGCACTGAGAGGTCTAGAAGCGCCGTGGACAGCATACAGCGTTTGAAAAgcagaaagcaaagaaagacacaTAATACAAATTATGACAAAGACATAGCAACTTGAAGACGACTGCAAGGCCAACTTCGCTCCAGCAACGTTCCCGAAAAGTCGAGGACTCCCTCCGTGTGAAGGGGTATCTGTAGAAACGAAAGGCCGCCAGACAACAAAAGAACAGGACAGAAGACAATTTGACGAGAGCACACTAGACTACTAAGAAGAGAACCTGAAAGCAAAAAGCACAGATATTGAAGGCAGAGCTAACCTCACATGACGCCCTTTACGTAAGGCATTTCGAAAAGGAACTTCTGCCCGGCGTAATACTCGTTGAGCGCGACGTCGGATACCGATTTCAATACGCTCTCGTTGTTAGGACGTGGGTGGAATATTGGACGCAACGTCATGGGCTCGCAGACGAGGGATGGAATTAGTGGATCCGGCAATGGCGGCGCAGTCGTGCGAGACTTTGGAACAACGTTGATCATGTCGTCGAGGTCGAACTTGTTGGCAAATTTGGCATACAGGGAATCGGTATTGCAGAAAGGCAGTGACTTCTTGAAGGCCGTGTGCTGGCGCTTCATTTGAGGCCGTCGGGACGTCTTCAAGGCTTTGGGCACATCCCTGCGTAGGTCCAAAAGCTCCTCCTCGCAAGGATGCAGCCAGTCGAGTCCTTGACGCGATTCTCCCTTGATCAAAAAGTCGAAGTTGCAAGGACACATGTCTCCATTATAGAGGGTATCCTCCAGAGGAGAGTCGAGGTCGTCCTCCTCAGGGACAGTAAAAGTAGGAACCGGAGAACCGGGGACAGGAGAGGAGACTGGAGAAAGgacaggagaaagaagaggagaactAAAGACAGGCGAAAACGGAAAAGGGGAGCTTGGGATAGGAGAAGGAGAACTGAAAATGGCAGTCATCGACTCCGGGGAAGCTGCACTCTGACCGAACGAAGAGCCAAGATTGTCGGAGGGACCTGGCATGGACGGGGGTGGAGTCAAAGGCAAGGATTCTCTGATGGGAGTGGCGGGATCGAGCGCGTCCATATCCAcgtcctcttcggcctttGTCTCacccctttttttctttggaGTGCGTGGTCCACAATGTCCACGTCTATCAGGTCCATAGTTGTCCGGAAGGGCGATGCGGCCACCCGCTTCACCAAGTTCAGGATTTACCGGGCCGGGAGTCAATCCGCGGGTCGAGTTGAGTGTAGGGTCAATGCCCTGCTCGCTCATCCTGTTCAGCACGTCCTGCTCAAGCTGGCAACTGATCTTATTTCCTGAGCTCCAGGCAATCAGGTGAAATGCTTTGCGAAATCTGACATTTCGCTGCTGAAGGGCGTTGCGTTCAATTGCAAAATCTTCATGCATGCGGTCAATAATGTCCTGCAAGTGGATACGCCTGTCGAGACGCATCCAAGCCTCGACTCTGAACTCCTCGACGTCAGACGAGATGTGATCTGGAAGAATCTCGATGTCTCTGACCCATTTACCGCCCAGGAGTTTCGTCTTGGGTGGCTCCCACTCTtttttctcatcatcctcctttgTGGGCTTGAACTGGTAGAGGATGGCTGGAAGGTTGTCCCAGGACCAATCCTTCTGGTCCTCACGGAAGCTGGTAAAGTTCTGCGGGTCCACGGCGTCTGTGCTGCCCTGCCGAGGTGTTTTTTCTACTGCCGTCAGGATCAGTTTGCAAAAGGAGAGTGGAAGCCGACTCACTTTTGTTGCCCTGAGGCTTGTCAGTGCTCTTGGGGCCCTTGAGACTCTTTCTCTCGATTTTGCCCATTGTTGATGGCTGCAAGCCGATGTCAGTCATGCAAAAGAAACAGCACAGAAACCAGCTTTCGCTGGGCAACACTTTGCACACGACTCAACGCGCACTTATCAACACTCACTTGATGTTGTCTTGGGACTTGTTGCTGAAAGCTGGCCGTTGTGGTGATCTGTGGGAGCAAGTTGGTACTTGCGATGGTGAAGTGGAAAAGTGTTTGACGAAGAAAAGTCCCGAAGGAGAGAGACCAGGAGAAtatgaagacgaagaagaattggaCTTCGCCATATTGAGTTCCGAGAGCTCCTCATTCTTTTCCGTTTCTCAATAATATGGAGGTTGGTATAGTCGACTGAATTGGGAGAAATTGGTGGTTGTGCGATGGCGATGAAATGGGATGAGCGAATATTCACTCGGCATGCCTCCTCTAATCTTTTGTCTCCCTCGCCTCCTTAGCGAGGCCCTGAAAACCCCAGACTCACAAACACACCTTGACATGATCTATCAGAAGCTGTCTTTCTGAAACGTAGGATTTTTGCTCTTCAAAATGATACGCCGCTTGCCCATGTTACCATCGTTCCTGGGTTCTCTGCCGCACTCCCCAAATGAAGCCTCTCAATATGTACATCTGCTGTCATGTCCTCTCTGACAGCTACCGACCCACCCAAACCCAGTTCACCCAGCGCTGCAGGTACACCACGAGGAGGCTGGAATGCTTCTTTTTTCGGTACAGCGCAACCAACAATTCTCATTGGCTCCGCTAGGCGAGGCCGGAAAAGGGTATCGGAAGTAGATCGCACGGCTGGATGTCAGGTGCTGCATAAAGTCTATTGTCCAGTCTTCTGGAAGTATTGTTAGCTGCGAACAATTATATTGACTGCCGCTGGCTGCTGAATGGGCCCCCTGTCCGCGGCAGAGGCAGGATGCGAGTGGACATGGTGGATCTGAGCTTAAAATCGCTCACTAGGCGGGCGTTTATTGTATACTGACTATAGTGAGGCTGAATAAGGTCTTTGGTTGCACTCAGAGTGTTTGTCTGGAAAGAGGCTAATCAGGCCGGGGGGCTGGTGAGGGGCTTGACTGAGTGGAAGAAGGTAGAAAGCCATGGGTTAGAACTCTCTATTTATAGGCCCTGACCTCTGTCTGAGAATTGATTTAAATAAGCATGGCTGAGCCGTGTTTTAAGTACGAGTCAGAGATGCTTGAATGGAACAAGCTAGGCCGTTGGCGGAGAGGACTTGCTGGGGAATGAAAGACTCATACAAAGTCTAAACAGTCCAATATAAAGGTAAATCCATAGAGAAAGTGCTGGATGAGGTGAATGAACAAGCAATGTGAAACGGGTTCCTATCTCTGTGAAATGAAATTGTACAACGTGCGTGCTCCCTCTGTCACTATGTCCATGAAAGCTGAACCGAAGCAAACTGCGTTTCCCAGTGGAGATCATAATCTGTGAAATCATCTCGAAGATCCAAGTACTCGTTACATAAAGGACAATAGAAAAGCTTTCAAGAGACAGGCAGCTTTACCCAACCTCAACATCAGCTCATGGAGTGTGCCGAGAACTCTCTTCAATTCGTGAATAAGCCCTCAGCCTTTCAGGACAGTAGCCCAAAAATCATCACTGGAACTTTTGGTGGACTTGCCAGTGTTCGACCTTTCTGTACCCCTGCGCTTTGTGCTAGCACCGTCGCCAGCTGTCGACTCGTCGAGATCCATATCCTCGCCACGTCTCCGCTTCCGGGTGCTGCTCTTAGTCACAGACACCTCAATGTCCACATTGTCGACACGTCTGCGCTTCGAGCTGGCGATTATGTTTGCGGGCTCCTGAGACTCCAAACCCTTATTGCGTCCACGCTTCAGGGTATCTCTTTCAACAGCATCGTAATCGCGGAGAAGCCAATCCTCGTACGACATGTTGTTCTTTCTCAAGAATCTCTGCAAACTCATTCTGCGACCAACAGTATCTTCTGCATCGTGTAAGAGTCGGGTGGGAGGCTCAAGGCAACAGGCCAAACCATCTACATCAGGATATTCGAAGTCGCCATGAGTGGAGTCAATCGGTTTACTTTGCGGTGACGCAGTTGCTCTCACATTGCTGGATAGAAACGTCAGTCAAGTCTATAGAGCCTGATTAACAGATGGAATCATACGTATTCAAATCTTGCTGCGATATCCTCTGATCTGTTTCAATCTCGCGGCTAACGCCGACGTTAACAACGCGCTGCATTCGAGTATGAAGTCAAGAAACATACCTGCTAGATTCCGTTCTGAAATCTGCCTGCGAAGTATGAAGTGGATCGGGATGACGACCGTTATACACCTCACCGGAGCAGCTAGAAGCATATTCTGGATTCATCCTTGCCTGCTCCATATGAATGATATTCTCCCCTGGTATAGGGATGCGTCCGCCGACTTCACCTTTTGATGGATCAATCAAACCAGGCGTTAGTCCCCTAGTGGTATTCTTCCGGGTATCAACTCCGATGGCCTTGACAATGCGATCAATTTCCCAGATGGACTTTTGCATGTTCCAATTAGCTACATGGAAGGCGTTGCGAAAGTTCTCTCTGCGAGActcaatctcctcggcggtCAACTTGTACTTGGGATTGACACGATCGATGATATCCTGCTGAGCGATGCGACGGTCCAAACGCATCCATGCCTCGAGTCTCCATCCTTCCACACAGGAAGAGATTTGGCAGGGGAGCACAGCAAAGTCATTGATCTGCTTTCCAGTAAGTGCATTAGTTGTTTTATAAACACGGTGTCTCGATTTGCGGTAGTCGGTTCTGGGTCTGAGAACGTAAAGAACTTCAGGCAGGTTTTCCAGACTCCAGTAGATTTGATCGCCATGAGGGGTAGTTTGATCGTCTGCAGCTCCTGGCGTCGGCTTCACCCAGTTATTGCTAGCGTTTATGACCAGGTAGTTGTGCCCCACTGGTGGTGAGGAGTGCATGATCGAAGGAACTGCAGGATGATCAAGACTTCCTTGAGTTTCAGACAGAACGGAAGGCTCGAATTTGACTTGAGGCCTGTGTTCCGGTCCAGCTTGAGCAGCAGACAGAGGCGACGGTCCATGTATCAATTGAGAAACAGGCACTCTCTGGTAGTCTGGGCGAGAAGACAGTCCCACAGGCAGACGAGGCTGCGAGATGGATAGTGAAGGGCGCCCACTCATTAATTGCGCTCGAGCAATGGACACATCTTGGAAATTCGAATGGAGAGAGAGTCCAACGGTGGGCCGCAGAGGAGTCCGAGGATTGATTTGCTGGGTAGCACATTGAGCAACAGCCGAAGAGTACCAATCTCCCTATTTACAAACATTTGGTTAGATCTCCGGTGCAAGATCACGACGACAGATCGCTGATAGCTTGTCGGCTACATCACTGAGTCGAAGGTCGTCCTTGAGCAGGCTTAAGCAGGAATTTACTTGCCTCGAGGGTAGGAGGGTCCGCTCGTTCCTCATTTGAATAGAACTCTAGACCGGTGTAGAATCCTGGTCCAGGGGAAAGACCACTGCTCTGATGGAAAGCTTTTTGAAAAAGGCCCATTCGAGTGGATATGTCCATGGTTACAAGTCGCCCTCAGGACATGGGCCCCCCGGACTGCTCACACGCTAATGTGAATAATTCAATAACGTTGTATGATACTCTGTGGACTAGGAGCAATAAAACGAAGCAATAGATTTCCTGTGAATATGTTCTTTACATGGTCAGTCTTGTTTACATCTTGAGATATGTCAAAAGACTCACAAAGAGCAGTCAACGCATTTAGGTAAGGTCAACGGTGATCAAAACTAGGGGCTTTCCAACTGGAACCGTAGATGGTTAAAAAAAATGCACGCTTAAGCTGGGATGTTATTTTGAAGGCATAGAAAGGTGTTCTGGTGAAGGGTGAACGCGTCGCCAGTGATGCTGGTGAGAGCAAAGGGTCCTTTGGAGGATTGCACAGGCGAGTAAACAAAACATCTTGTCAGTCTCTACCTTTTTCATCCTGcatcaacctcttcaatATCCTCTTTTTTCCTTCATCTCTCTTCTGGCTTATACTGCCTCAAGCAAATTCATCAATCTACGCATCATGCTCCGGGTTGAGGTTCCTTCCCATCACATCTATTCCCTGACTTATCGCAAATCCAGTATTTGAAAAATAACAATGCACCACGGCCTCAGCAATTGCCTCAAACCGTCAGTCTATGTACTGTCACCTGTTACAGGTTCCTAGCATTGAGAGGTACTACGGCGATGTCTTCTGTCACGAAACTCTTATCTAGTAAACTGGCAGTACTGCGAAATTGACTCTAATCCGAGTACGTTAGCCATACGCATCCTTCATAGTAATCATAGCGATGATTGCTAAAAGGCTTCTTACCTCATCATAGTCATGCAGATTGACGAATGCTCAAGGTAGAGGCTTCTGCGAGCAGATGCAGTTTCGCTGCAGACACAGAAGGAATTACTGCTTAATGGTAATCTTGACGAAGGTCTATCAATGTCTATCAGTAGACTTGGTCTTCAATCCTTTGAAATCCTGTACCTTAACGTCTTAGGGTTCTGCACTGTCCTGTGTGCTTCAATTCCTCAATGAGCAGAACACCAGTATATATAAGCGAGCCAAGACCCGGTAGGTTCACGGTGCTAATCACTTTCTACTCTACATCCCTTGTACACCACCACAACTAACAGTAAGATCGAAACCACAACAGACACAAAACCATTACCATATTTCGAAATTATCAATCTTCTAACACGAAAATCAATTACCGCAGTCCACCCATGAGCAGCCGCactcctcctctcctccgcctGATCGAGAATATAACAACCAGCTCCCGCAATAAGCCTCAAAACTTGCCCAAGAAATACAGTCTACAGATTGCATGCCACGTCAAACCGAACGCATCCAGCTCCCGAGAAGGTATCATAGCGGTAGGAGCAGAGAAAGTAGATGTCTGCGTTGCCGCGGTGCCCAGGAACGGAGAGGCGAACACAGCTGTATCTCGGGTTTTTGCCCAGGTATCTATTCTTACTCATGACCACTTCGCCAATACAGCGCTATAATGCCAGCTGCTAATACATGATAGATATTTGACGTCCCCAAGTCCAATGTGGAAGTAATCCGTGGCTTGAAATCACGCGACAAGACTCTTTGTATCACTAATCTGGACATTgggaaagatggagaagaccaATTTTTAAAAGGAGCTCGTCAAAGACTGGAGGAGGCAATCATTAGCAGTAATTGATTCTCCAAGGATGACAAAGTTCTGGTTGGATATGCCCATAGCTTCCTCAGAGTCCAAGTCCACTGTACCGTGACATCACCAAGACCGCGATCAATTTTCTTTATCGCGCCGCTCCGTAGCAACACAATTTTACCAACGCAAACTCTCCATAACCCCAGCGTCCTCCATAATCATAAGCCCGACAATGGCCTCAACAATAGACAACCGGACGAACCTCCCAACCGGACCAACATCATCCAAGCGAAAACCCCCCGAAGAAACCGACGCGTCGAAAACCACCTCCACCCCAACAGTCCTATCCTTCACCTCCCGCAACCCACCCTGGACCTACCTCAAACTCCAACTGTACGCTCTACTCTACTTTCAACACACCACACCTCAATAGATACTAATCCAGTCCACTTGCAGAATCACCCAGCCACTAACATCAACAACTCAAACAACCCTTGACCCTCTAACCGCAAGAACCCACCTCACCGCCGCCCTCGCCCAGTTCCTCGGCCTCACAGGGACAGCGATCCCACTCGACATCCTGAAAATCACCCAGGAGGGCCAAGCGCAAACGCCAACAGTCTGGATTCGCGTCCCACGCTCGGATGCCGCAGCCGTCGTGGCGGCGCTGAGCTCCTGGATCGGGGGTCCCCCCGGCGGGGGGAGTAAATCtgcgacggcgacggcgAGCGCGGGGAGCGTGGCGTGGCGGGTGTGCGCGAAGGGGAATTACCTCGGGGCGGTGGTTCATGGGTCTGGGGGCGATTTGTTTGTCCCCTAGGGTGGTGTTTTGGTATCATGAATCAGAAAATGTAGATGGAATGTCTATGGGGCTGAGGTTCTGTCGCGTCGCTTGGAGGTTTAAAGCGGCATGATACTCCAACGCGGATGTGCTCCGCGAAGACACAGAGCCAGGATTGTCGACACGGGGGTGCTACATCCATGCTCCGTTGGCCAGATAAGCCAATGTCGACGCAAGCCTACCAGATAGGAGGGAGAGGTGGCGTCAGCGTGATAACGCCAGAACACCGGATACTCAGGACGCTCATGGCAGATGCACCCGAATGAGTTTACCTTACGAACTTCCACACAATGGGTAGATTGTCGCTTAGGTCGCGGACAGATGCTCCTGCAAATATTCATGACTATTGTGTGAAATGCTACCATATAAACAGACAGACCCGCATGACCAATATTCATAAATGAGAGATTTATCCAAAATTTGCAAATGCCCATTCTGTTCAGACAAAACACCGAAACTCGCATGCTCGATTGAAAGACGATCAATGCCGACGCTGTGCAAACACGATAACCAATGGACCCTGGTATACAGCCTTCAATTTGAATcaaactttttttttccggCTTACTTCTGAGGAATCTGTAGCCACGTCTCAGACGGATGCCTTGGCCATGCTCGTATCAGTCTGGGACCGCAGGCTTCCGTCCCCGAGGATGGTGGACGAGTCCGAAGCCCCTGAAGATGAGTGGTTGGCGATGACCTTTGCCCGCAGCGCGGCGCGGATATCCTCAACGCTGCGGTCCTTCCACTCCGGGTATCCGGAGGAGCTAAGAGGGAAGAGAACCAGGTTTTCGTCGCGGGAGGTGAAGTCGTCCACACTGGGGGGTGGCATGGcggtgatgatgtcgagCTCGACGGCGATCTGTCTGCAGTATGTGTCCAAGGGGAGATCGTTGACATCCTGGCCAAAGGGGTTCTCGATTTCGCTGCCGATCGTggcgaggccgaggatgATGTATGCGGCGACTGTGCAGGTTAGTTTTCCGCAACACACATATGCAACGAGAGAGAGCGGTTACCGATAGAGCCGGGAATAGTGATCCATTCCAGGGCAGGGTAGAGCTGGAATGGAAGCACCAGGACATAGATCCAGGCAATCTGAGCAATGGAAATACTGTAGGCCACCGGAAGTGGTGTATCCAGCACACGCTCGGTTCCAGTGAGGACTTCATTCAGGGAACACAGAGCACCAACTGGTGGAAGCAGATTAGCAACCTGATCCAAAACGCAAATGGCCCTTGGCAGGACGGGGACTTACTGGCTTGACTCTGGTGAAGACTGACGGACAGAGTGCCATTCGCAATGCACCGGTCAATATAGGCCGACAAGTAGTTGAGAATCTCCAGGGGCAGATGTCCCAGAGGCTTCTTGGAGCGCTTGACGAGCTTTCTGGGATTCGACTCGGCGAAGGAGACGCCGAGATATTCGCCCATCGCCTTCCAGGAACTCTTTTTGGGCGGCTGAAGGAGTGCACGGTCGTGGGCGTCCTTGGCAAAGGTATCCAGGTGTCCGACCAGACCCGCCAGGTCTTCGTAGCCGATGTCTGGCTCGAAGCGCAGTTTGTGCTTTAGGGCGACGGCAAACGCGAGGATGAGGTTCATGGCCGTTCTGCGCGGGTTAGCCCGGTTCAGGATCCTATTCAGAGGCAGGCTTACAGTTTGCCCAACAGGTCGTCCTTTTCAAATTCGGTGCCTCTTCTTTCCGCTGTATTGACCCATATCGTGCGAGCAAGGTTGCGAGAAGTCTGAACCAAGAGCGCCCAGTACTTTCGTCCATCTGCCCATCTGAGATACACTTAGCAAAAGCAAACGGCAAGCTGCAGAAACCGACTGCATACCTCTCGTACGCTGTAGAGCTTCGGAATGAAAGAGCCAAACCGACGACGAAACCAAGAACCGTCAGGAGAATATTGTTAATGCCAACTGATGGTCCGATCAGCCAGCGATCCACCGCACATTGCAGCCAAGCCACTTACGATTATGTACGTAATGTGAGAAGAGTGTGATCAAAGTCGACCACGCCGCGACAAAGAGCAGAGGCAGGATCAGTTTGGGCAAGACACTGCCATGCATTCGAAGAAAGACCGGCCATTTCGAATGCTTATCGAGGTCTCGTGGACCGTGCTATCCATGCAGCAAATTAGTACCGGATCCGAGCAACAGGAGAAAAAGCAGACAGCACATACAAAGTAGCTGTCAAAATCATCGTTTTTGCGACGGTGGAACCTGAATTGGCTTTCGCGAGAGTCGGCAAGGTTTTCAAGAAAGGTTGGTCGAGGCGTGACGCGTCCAATAGGTTGCTTTTCCTCAGAAGCTATAGGTTGGTTATGATGGGCAGCTTGCGCATGAACATTCGCCTGGACTGGAGGAGCAGCATCAGTTGTTGTGCCTGCACCTGCAGCCTCTGCAGCAGGTGGAGCCGAATGTCCCTCCATGGTGCTTGACTGAAGTACAGATGGGAGATGTAACGGGAACG carries:
- a CDS encoding DUF167 domain-containing protein — protein: MSSRTPPLLRLIENITTSSRNKPQNLPKKYSLQIACHVKPNASSSREGIIAVGAEKVDVCVAAVPRNGEANTAVSRVFAQIFDVPKSNVEVIRGLKSRDKTLCITNLDIGKDGEDQFLKGARQRLEEAIISSN
- a CDS encoding bestrophin family protein — protein: MEGHSAPPAAEAAGAGTTTDAAPPVQANVHAQAAHHNQPIASEEKQPIGRVTPRPTFLENLADSRESQFRFHRRKNDDFDSYFHGPRDLDKHSKWPVFLRMHGSVLPKLILPLLFVAAWSTLITLFSHYVHNLGINNILLTVLGFVVGLALSFRSSTAYERWADGRKYWALLVQTSRNLARTIWVNTAERRGTEFEKDDLLGKLTAMNLILAFAVALKHKLRFEPDIGYEDLAGLVGHLDTFAKDAHDRALLQPPKKSSWKAMGEYLGVSFAESNPRKLVKRSKKPLGHLPLEILNYLSAYIDRCIANGTLSVSLHQSQAIGALCSLNEVLTGTERVLDTPLPVAYSISIAQIAWIYVLVLPFQLYPALEWITIPGSIVAAYIILGLATIGSEIENPFGQDVNDLPLDTYCRQIAVELDIITAMPPPSVDDFTSRDENLVLFPLSSSGYPEWKDRSVEDIRAALRAKVIANHSSSGASDSSTILGDGSLRSQTDTSMAKASV